A region from the uncultured Draconibacterium sp. genome encodes:
- a CDS encoding helix-turn-helix domain-containing protein, translating into MDVNEISFENLPKAVAHLVTEVAELKVLVEKGQTPVENQKRIPIGIDQACEIIKKAKPTVYTLVRKRMIPCYKNGKQLYFFEDELLKWITRGKKKTLQEIENEAKTTFNKRPNGVRQ; encoded by the coding sequence ATGGATGTCAATGAAATTTCTTTTGAAAACTTACCCAAGGCCGTAGCCCACCTGGTTACTGAAGTGGCAGAATTAAAAGTTCTGGTTGAAAAAGGTCAAACACCGGTAGAAAATCAGAAACGTATTCCGATCGGAATTGACCAAGCCTGTGAGATTATTAAAAAAGCCAAACCAACCGTTTATACTCTTGTGCGCAAACGTATGATTCCCTGTTACAAAAACGGGAAACAACTCTATTTTTTCGAGGATGAATTACTGAAATGGATCACCAGAGGAAAAAAGAAAACACTGCAGGAGATCGAAAACGAAGCAAAAACAACATTCAACAAGCGGCCTAATGGTGTGAGGCAATGA